In Bradyrhizobium sp. 1(2017), one DNA window encodes the following:
- a CDS encoding response regulator, whose translation MIEIGSHHQRLPMASPAKPTVYVVDDDAAVLGSLRFLLETDGFAVRTFRNGTALLNASGAPGADCYVIDYKMPDINGIELAGRLRQSDGETPVILITGYPDENISTRAAAAGVKDVVLKPLLDENLVKRIRRAIQDHPRA comes from the coding sequence ATGATCGAGATTGGCTCGCACCATCAGCGGCTCCCAATGGCGTCACCGGCAAAGCCTACCGTCTACGTGGTCGACGACGATGCCGCCGTTTTGGGATCCTTGCGGTTCCTGCTGGAGACCGACGGCTTTGCCGTGCGGACCTTCCGGAATGGCACGGCGCTGCTCAACGCGAGCGGCGCACCGGGGGCGGACTGCTACGTGATCGACTACAAGATGCCCGACATCAACGGCATTGAGCTCGCCGGCCGCCTGCGCCAGTCCGATGGCGAGACCCCGGTGATCCTGATCACCGGCTATCCGGACGAGAACATCTCGACCCGGGCGGCGGCAGCGGGCGTGAAAGACGTGGTTTTGAAGCCGCTTCTCGACGAAAATCTTGTCAAACGCATCCGCCGCGCCATCCAGGACCATCCCCGCGCCTGA
- the fixJ gene encoding response regulator FixJ — protein MATKGHVYVIDDDAAMRDSLNFLLESSGFDVTLFDNAKDFIDTLPGLAFGCVVSDVRMPGIDGIELLKRMKAQNSLFPILIMTGHGDVPLAVEAMKLGAVDFLEKPFEDDRLITMIETAIRRAEPAARSEAVSQDIAARVASLSPRERQVMEGLIAGLSNKLIAREYDISPRTIEVYRANVMTKMQANSLSELVRMAMRAGMLKD, from the coding sequence ATGGCCACCAAGGGACATGTCTACGTCATCGACGACGACGCTGCGATGCGGGACTCGCTGAATTTCCTGCTGGAGTCCTCCGGCTTCGACGTCACGCTGTTCGACAACGCGAAAGATTTCATCGACACCCTGCCCGGCCTCGCTTTCGGCTGCGTCGTTTCCGACGTGCGCATGCCCGGTATCGACGGGATCGAGCTTCTCAAGCGCATGAAGGCGCAGAACAGTCTGTTTCCGATCCTGATCATGACCGGTCATGGCGACGTGCCGCTCGCGGTCGAGGCGATGAAGCTCGGGGCCGTCGACTTCCTGGAGAAGCCGTTCGAGGACGATCGTCTCATCACCATGATCGAAACGGCGATCCGCCGGGCCGAACCGGCAGCCAGGAGCGAGGCCGTTTCGCAGGACATCGCCGCCCGCGTCGCCTCCTTGAGCCCGCGCGAGCGCCAGGTCATGGAGGGGCTGATTGCCGGCCTCTCCAACAAGCTGATCGCCCGCGAATACGACATCAGCCCGCGGACCATCGAGGTGTACCGGGCCAATGTGATGACCAAGATGCAGGCCAACAGCCTGTCGGAGCTGGTCCGCATGGCCATGCGCGCCGGCATGCTGAAGGATTGA